A portion of the Mytilus galloprovincialis chromosome 12, xbMytGall1.hap1.1, whole genome shotgun sequence genome contains these proteins:
- the LOC143054713 gene encoding 26S proteasome non-ATPase regulatory subunit 14 codes for MDRLLRLGGGMPGLGQGAPPSDAPAVDTQEQVYISSLALLKMLKHGRAGVPMEVMGLMLGEFVDDYTVRVIDVFAMPQSGTGVSVEAVDPVFQAKMLDMLKQTGRPEMVVGWYHSHPGFGCWLSGVDINTQQSFEALSERAVAVVVDPIQSVKGKVVIDAFRLINPNMMVLGQEPRQTTSNLGHLQKPSIQALIHGLNRHYYSIAINYRKNELEQKMLLNLHKKSWVDGLSLEDYNTHCTNNEKTVKDMLELAKNYHKALEEEEKMTPEQLAIKNVGKLDPKRHLEEHVDVLMTKNIVQCLGAMLHAVVFK; via the exons ATGGACAGACTACTCAGATTAGGTGGTGGTATGCCAGGACTAGGCCAG GGTGCCCCTCCATCAGATGCCCCTGCAGTAGACACACAAGAACAAGTGTACATATCATCTTTAGCTCTGTTGAAG ATGTTAAAGCATGGTAGAGCTGGTGTTCCCATGGAAGTTATGGGTCTGATGTTGGGAGAATTTGTTGACGATTACACGGTCAGAGTCATTGATGTGTTTGCTATGCCTCAGTCAGGAACT GGTGTAAGTGTAGAAGCTGTAGATCCAGTATTCCAGGCCAAGATGTTGGACATGCTCAAACAAACAGGAAG ACCAGAAATGGTAGTTGGTTGGTATCACTCCCATCCAGGATTTGGTTGTTGGTTGTCTGGTGTAGATATTAATACACAACAGAGTTTTGAGGCTCTGTCTGAGAGAGCTGTAGCTGTTGTGGTTGATCCCATTCAGTCTGTAAAGGGCAAG GTTGTAATTGATGCTTTTCGATTAATCAACCCAAACATGATGGTATTAGGACAAGAACCAAGACAGACGACATCAAATCTAGGTCATTTACAAAAACCATCAATTCAG gcATTGATTCATGGACTAAACAGACATTACTACTCCATTGCCATTAACTATAGAAAAAATGAACTAGAACAGAAG ATGTTACTCAACCTACACAAGAAGAGTTGGGTTGATGGCTTATCTTTAGAAGATTATAATACACATTGTACTAATAATGAAAAGACTGTCAAAGATATGTTAGAGTTGGCAAAGAACTATCACAAG GCTCTTGAAGAAGAAGAAAAGATGACACCAGAACAGTTGGCAATTAAAAATGTGGGAAAATTG gatcCCAAGAGACATTTAGAAGAACATGTAGATGTACTAATGACCAAGAATATTGTCCAGTGTCTAGGAGCAATGTTACATGCAGTAGTGTTCAAATAA